In a genomic window of Acropora muricata isolate sample 2 chromosome 2, ASM3666990v1, whole genome shotgun sequence:
- the LOC136900675 gene encoding legumain-like isoform X3 — MMLTHFLIVFLSLLVSRGEGKTVNAEVTHWGLIVAGSNSWYNYRHQADACHAYQILHKNGIPDKNIVVMMYDDIAHNKQNPTQGIIINKPNGTDVYHGVPKDHTKTDVTPKNFLNILKGNKAAMQGIGSGKVIESGPNDHVFVYFTDHGAPGLVAFPSGTLMASDLNDAIKYMYIHKKYQKMVFYIEACESGSIFNKLLKSNINVYATTAATPDQPSYACYYSSKYQTYLGDVYSVKWMENSDKVDVSKESLLKQFTVVKKETTTSQVMKYGDMAWLSLSSNCHFLKWMIKFLCGQICVEETLDCSDPVSSIFKIGKDSCACDNDRHAGALKFVEGLLMVCLGNRWAKAELNPKVDTYGTELNPGESCKDIKSKLSGSPSDGLYWIKLPSDDGGLPVYCDMKGGGWTLVLKFISGIPEVDPFGPYHAELPSAEFLEEAISLTNDYKNHYKHRLAIQKFWNDFPKERVGITTENRTVFIKR; from the exons ATGATGTTGACGCATTTTTTGATCGTCTTTTTATCGCTTCTCGTTTCTCGAGGAGAAGGCAAGACTGTAAATGCTGAGGTTACGCATTGGGGCCTGATCGTGGCTGGATCGAACTCGTGGTATAACTACAGACATCAA GCTGATGCTTGCCATGCTTATCAAATTCTTCACAAGAATGGCATTCCTGACAAAAATATTGTGGTGATGATGTATGATGACATTGCTCACAACAAACA AAATCCAACACAAGGAATCATAATCAACAAG CCAAATGGCACAGATGTGTACCATGGAGTACCAAAGGATCACACGAAAACG GATGTGACTCCTAAGAATTTCTTGAACATCCTGAAAGGAAATAAAGCTGCCATGCAGGGAATTGGCAGTGGCAAAGTGATTGAAAG CGGACCCAATGACCATGTTTTCGTGTATTTCACGGACCATGGGGCACCTGGTCTGGTTGCTTTTCCATCTGGCACG CTCATGGCCAGTGACTTGAATGATGCCATTAAGTACATGTATATACACAAGAAATACCAAAAG ATGGTTTTCTATATTGAAGCCTGTGAGTCTGGCTCTATATTCAATAAGTTACTGAAGTCCAACATCAATG TGTATGCAACAACAGCAGCCACTCCTGATCAACCATCTTATGCGTGTTACTACTCTTCAAAGTATCAAACATACCTTGGAGATGTGTATTCTGTAAAGTGGATGGAAAATTCAGATAAG GTCGATGTGTCAAAGGAATCACTTTTGAAGCAGTTTACAGTTGTTAAAAAGGAGACCACCACCAGTCAGGTTATGAAGTATGGAGACATG GCATGGTTATCATTGTCATCTAATTGTCATTTTCTTAAGTGGATGATTAAATTTTTATG TGGCCAGATTTGCGTCGAAGAAACCCTCGACTGTAGTGATCCCGTGTCATCCATTTTCAAGATTGGCAAGGATTCTTGTGCTTGCGATAATGACAGACATGCTGGAGCGTTAAAGTTTGTTGAAGGGCTGCTGATGGTCTGTTTGGGCAACCGTTGGGCAAAAGCTGAATTGAATCCAAAGGTTGATACCTATGGCACGGAATTGAATCCGGGAGAATCTTGCAAAGATATAAAAAGTAAATTAAGTGGATCACCCTCAGATGGACTTTATTGGATCAAATTACCCTCAG ATGATGGAGGCCTTCCTGTTTATTGTGATATGAAAGGTGGTG GTTGGACCCTTGTCTTGAAATTCATTAGTGGCATACCTGAAGTCGACCCTTTCGGCCCATATCATGCGGAACTTCCGAGTGCTGAGTTCTTAGAGGAAGCTATCAGCCTTACAAACGACTACAAGAATCACTATAAGCACCGACTGGCAATTCAAAAATTCTGGAACGACTTCCCTAAGGAAAGGGTTGGTATCACCA CTGAAAATAGGACTGTATTCATCAAGAGGTGA
- the LOC136900675 gene encoding uncharacterized protein isoform X1 has protein sequence MMLTHFLIVFLSLLVSRGEGKTVNAEVTHWGLIVAGSNSWYNYRHQADACHAYQILHKNGIPDKNIVVMMYDDIAHNKQNPTQGIIINKPNGTDVYHGVPKDHTKTDVTPKNFLNILKGNKAAMQGIGSGKVIESGPNDHVFVYFTDHGAPGLVAFPSGTLMASDLNDAIKYMYIHKKYQKMVFYIEACESGSIFNKLLKSNINVYATTAATPDQPSYACYYSSKYQTYLGDVYSVKWMENSDKVDVSKESLLKQFTVVKKETTTSQVMKYGDMAWLSLSSNCHFLKWMIKFLCGQICVEETLDCSDPVSSIFKIGKDSCACDNDRHAGALKFVEGLLMVCLGNRWAKAELNPKVDTYGTELNPGESCKDIKSKLSGSPSDGLYWIKLPSDDGGLPVYCDMKGGGWTLVLKFISGIPEVDPFGPYHAELPSAEFLEEAISLTNDYKNHYKHRLAIQKFWNDFPKERLKIGLYSSRGESLLKDPLIFKVNKTTPVKYFFLKENVEESQWTDLMPTKKPAAFHTHTTDCWGKFENCRLFEAMKTYVVPEDYQKRCDGDYGWLIFTAENNKDCYYEKKAGRQRVLLYSKGNVAANFSDDNAVGVADVMGVFLK, from the exons ATGATGTTGACGCATTTTTTGATCGTCTTTTTATCGCTTCTCGTTTCTCGAGGAGAAGGCAAGACTGTAAATGCTGAGGTTACGCATTGGGGCCTGATCGTGGCTGGATCGAACTCGTGGTATAACTACAGACATCAA GCTGATGCTTGCCATGCTTATCAAATTCTTCACAAGAATGGCATTCCTGACAAAAATATTGTGGTGATGATGTATGATGACATTGCTCACAACAAACA AAATCCAACACAAGGAATCATAATCAACAAG CCAAATGGCACAGATGTGTACCATGGAGTACCAAAGGATCACACGAAAACG GATGTGACTCCTAAGAATTTCTTGAACATCCTGAAAGGAAATAAAGCTGCCATGCAGGGAATTGGCAGTGGCAAAGTGATTGAAAG CGGACCCAATGACCATGTTTTCGTGTATTTCACGGACCATGGGGCACCTGGTCTGGTTGCTTTTCCATCTGGCACG CTCATGGCCAGTGACTTGAATGATGCCATTAAGTACATGTATATACACAAGAAATACCAAAAG ATGGTTTTCTATATTGAAGCCTGTGAGTCTGGCTCTATATTCAATAAGTTACTGAAGTCCAACATCAATG TGTATGCAACAACAGCAGCCACTCCTGATCAACCATCTTATGCGTGTTACTACTCTTCAAAGTATCAAACATACCTTGGAGATGTGTATTCTGTAAAGTGGATGGAAAATTCAGATAAG GTCGATGTGTCAAAGGAATCACTTTTGAAGCAGTTTACAGTTGTTAAAAAGGAGACCACCACCAGTCAGGTTATGAAGTATGGAGACATG GCATGGTTATCATTGTCATCTAATTGTCATTTTCTTAAGTGGATGATTAAATTTTTATG TGGCCAGATTTGCGTCGAAGAAACCCTCGACTGTAGTGATCCCGTGTCATCCATTTTCAAGATTGGCAAGGATTCTTGTGCTTGCGATAATGACAGACATGCTGGAGCGTTAAAGTTTGTTGAAGGGCTGCTGATGGTCTGTTTGGGCAACCGTTGGGCAAAAGCTGAATTGAATCCAAAGGTTGATACCTATGGCACGGAATTGAATCCGGGAGAATCTTGCAAAGATATAAAAAGTAAATTAAGTGGATCACCCTCAGATGGACTTTATTGGATCAAATTACCCTCAG ATGATGGAGGCCTTCCTGTTTATTGTGATATGAAAGGTGGTG GTTGGACCCTTGTCTTGAAATTCATTAGTGGCATACCTGAAGTCGACCCTTTCGGCCCATATCATGCGGAACTTCCGAGTGCTGAGTTCTTAGAGGAAGCTATCAGCCTTACAAACGACTACAAGAATCACTATAAGCACCGACTGGCAATTCAAAAATTCTGGAACGACTTCCCTAAGGAAAGG CTGAAAATAGGACTGTATTCATCAAGAGGTGAGTCGTTGTTGAAGGATCCACTAATTTTCAAGGTAAACAAGACAACCCCggtgaaatatttctttctgAAGGAGAATGTAGAAGAGTCGCAATGGACTGATCTTATGCCGACGAAAAAACCAGCGGCGTTCCATACTCATACAACTGACTGCTGGGGGAAGTTTGAGAACTGTCGTTTATTTGAAGCAATGAAGACCTACGTCGTCCCCGAGGATTACCAAAAACGTTGTGACGGTGATTATGGCTGGCTCATTTTTACTGCGGAGAACAATAAAGATTGCTATTATGAGAAGAAAGCCGGAAGGCAGAGAGTTCTCCTATACAGCAAAGGAAATGTTGCGGCCAATTTTAGCGATGATA ACGCAGTAGGAGTAGCTGATGTGATGGGTGTTTTTTTGAAATGA
- the LOC136900675 gene encoding legumain-like isoform X4, with protein MMLTHFLIVFLSLLVSRGEGKTVNAEVTHWGLIVAGSNSWYNYRHQADACHAYQILHKNGIPDKNIVVMMYDDIAHNKQNPTQGIIINKPNGTDVYHGVPKDHTKTDVTPKNFLNILKGNKAAMQGIGSGKVIESGPNDHVFVYFTDHGAPGLVAFPSGTLMASDLNDAIKYMYIHKKYQKMVFYIEACESGSIFNKLLKSNINVYATTAATPDQPSYACYYSSKYQTYLGDVYSVKWMENSDKVDVSKESLLKQFTVVKKETTTSQVMKYGDMAWLSLSSNCHFLKWMIKFLCGQICVEETLDCSDPVSSIFKIGKDSCACDNDRHAGALKFVEGLLMVCLGNRWAKAELNPKVDTYGTELNPGESCKDIKSKLSGSPSDGLYWIKLPSDDGGLPVYCDMKGGDAVGVADVMGVFLK; from the exons ATGATGTTGACGCATTTTTTGATCGTCTTTTTATCGCTTCTCGTTTCTCGAGGAGAAGGCAAGACTGTAAATGCTGAGGTTACGCATTGGGGCCTGATCGTGGCTGGATCGAACTCGTGGTATAACTACAGACATCAA GCTGATGCTTGCCATGCTTATCAAATTCTTCACAAGAATGGCATTCCTGACAAAAATATTGTGGTGATGATGTATGATGACATTGCTCACAACAAACA AAATCCAACACAAGGAATCATAATCAACAAG CCAAATGGCACAGATGTGTACCATGGAGTACCAAAGGATCACACGAAAACG GATGTGACTCCTAAGAATTTCTTGAACATCCTGAAAGGAAATAAAGCTGCCATGCAGGGAATTGGCAGTGGCAAAGTGATTGAAAG CGGACCCAATGACCATGTTTTCGTGTATTTCACGGACCATGGGGCACCTGGTCTGGTTGCTTTTCCATCTGGCACG CTCATGGCCAGTGACTTGAATGATGCCATTAAGTACATGTATATACACAAGAAATACCAAAAG ATGGTTTTCTATATTGAAGCCTGTGAGTCTGGCTCTATATTCAATAAGTTACTGAAGTCCAACATCAATG TGTATGCAACAACAGCAGCCACTCCTGATCAACCATCTTATGCGTGTTACTACTCTTCAAAGTATCAAACATACCTTGGAGATGTGTATTCTGTAAAGTGGATGGAAAATTCAGATAAG GTCGATGTGTCAAAGGAATCACTTTTGAAGCAGTTTACAGTTGTTAAAAAGGAGACCACCACCAGTCAGGTTATGAAGTATGGAGACATG GCATGGTTATCATTGTCATCTAATTGTCATTTTCTTAAGTGGATGATTAAATTTTTATG TGGCCAGATTTGCGTCGAAGAAACCCTCGACTGTAGTGATCCCGTGTCATCCATTTTCAAGATTGGCAAGGATTCTTGTGCTTGCGATAATGACAGACATGCTGGAGCGTTAAAGTTTGTTGAAGGGCTGCTGATGGTCTGTTTGGGCAACCGTTGGGCAAAAGCTGAATTGAATCCAAAGGTTGATACCTATGGCACGGAATTGAATCCGGGAGAATCTTGCAAAGATATAAAAAGTAAATTAAGTGGATCACCCTCAGATGGACTTTATTGGATCAAATTACCCTCAG ATGATGGAGGCCTTCCTGTTTATTGTGATATGAAAGGTGGTG ACGCAGTAGGAGTAGCTGATGTGATGGGTGTTTTTTTGAAATGA
- the LOC136900675 gene encoding legumain-like isoform X5, translated as MMLTHFLIVFLSLLVSRGEGKTVNAEVTHWGLIVAGSNSWYNYRHQADACHAYQILHKNGIPDKNIVVMMYDDIAHNKQNPTQGIIINKPNGTDVYHGVPKDHTKTDVTPKNFLNILKGNKAAMQGIGSGKVIESGPNDHVFVYFTDHGAPGLVAFPSGTLMASDLNDAIKYMYIHKKYQKMVFYIEACESGSIFNKLLKSNINVYATTAATPDQPSYACYYSSKYQTYLGDVYSVKWMENSDKVDVSKESLLKQFTVVKKETTTSQVMKYGDMAWLSLSSNCHFLKWMIKFLCGQICVEETLDCSDPVSSIFKIGKDSCACDNDRHAGALKFVEGLLMVCLGNRWAKAELNPKVDTYGTELNPGESCKDIKSKLSGSPSDGLYWIKLPSDDGGLPVYCDMKGGV; from the exons ATGATGTTGACGCATTTTTTGATCGTCTTTTTATCGCTTCTCGTTTCTCGAGGAGAAGGCAAGACTGTAAATGCTGAGGTTACGCATTGGGGCCTGATCGTGGCTGGATCGAACTCGTGGTATAACTACAGACATCAA GCTGATGCTTGCCATGCTTATCAAATTCTTCACAAGAATGGCATTCCTGACAAAAATATTGTGGTGATGATGTATGATGACATTGCTCACAACAAACA AAATCCAACACAAGGAATCATAATCAACAAG CCAAATGGCACAGATGTGTACCATGGAGTACCAAAGGATCACACGAAAACG GATGTGACTCCTAAGAATTTCTTGAACATCCTGAAAGGAAATAAAGCTGCCATGCAGGGAATTGGCAGTGGCAAAGTGATTGAAAG CGGACCCAATGACCATGTTTTCGTGTATTTCACGGACCATGGGGCACCTGGTCTGGTTGCTTTTCCATCTGGCACG CTCATGGCCAGTGACTTGAATGATGCCATTAAGTACATGTATATACACAAGAAATACCAAAAG ATGGTTTTCTATATTGAAGCCTGTGAGTCTGGCTCTATATTCAATAAGTTACTGAAGTCCAACATCAATG TGTATGCAACAACAGCAGCCACTCCTGATCAACCATCTTATGCGTGTTACTACTCTTCAAAGTATCAAACATACCTTGGAGATGTGTATTCTGTAAAGTGGATGGAAAATTCAGATAAG GTCGATGTGTCAAAGGAATCACTTTTGAAGCAGTTTACAGTTGTTAAAAAGGAGACCACCACCAGTCAGGTTATGAAGTATGGAGACATG GCATGGTTATCATTGTCATCTAATTGTCATTTTCTTAAGTGGATGATTAAATTTTTATG TGGCCAGATTTGCGTCGAAGAAACCCTCGACTGTAGTGATCCCGTGTCATCCATTTTCAAGATTGGCAAGGATTCTTGTGCTTGCGATAATGACAGACATGCTGGAGCGTTAAAGTTTGTTGAAGGGCTGCTGATGGTCTGTTTGGGCAACCGTTGGGCAAAAGCTGAATTGAATCCAAAGGTTGATACCTATGGCACGGAATTGAATCCGGGAGAATCTTGCAAAGATATAAAAAGTAAATTAAGTGGATCACCCTCAGATGGACTTTATTGGATCAAATTACCCTCAG ATGATGGAGGCCTTCCTGTTTATTGTGATATGAAAGGTGGTG tctaa
- the LOC136900675 gene encoding uncharacterized protein isoform X2, whose protein sequence is MMLTHFLIVFLSLLVSRGEGKTVNAEVTHWGLIVAGSNSWYNYRHQADACHAYQILHKNGIPDKNIVVMMYDDIAHNKQNPTQGIIINKPNGTDVYHGVPKDHTKTDVTPKNFLNILKGNKAAMQGIGSGKVIESGPNDHVFVYFTDHGAPGLVAFPSGTLMASDLNDAIKYMYIHKKYQKMVFYIEACESGSIFNKLLKSNINVYATTAATPDQPSYACYYSSKYQTYLGDVYSVKWMENSDKVDVSKESLLKQFTVVKKETTTSQVMKYGDMIGKDSCACDNDRHAGALKFVEGLLMVCLGNRWAKAELNPKVDTYGTELNPGESCKDIKSKLSGSPSDGLYWIKLPSDDGGLPVYCDMKGGGWTLVLKFISGIPEVDPFGPYHAELPSAEFLEEAISLTNDYKNHYKHRLAIQKFWNDFPKERLKIGLYSSRGESLLKDPLIFKVNKTTPVKYFFLKENVEESQWTDLMPTKKPAAFHTHTTDCWGKFENCRLFEAMKTYVVPEDYQKRCDGDYGWLIFTAENNKDCYYEKKAGRQRVLLYSKGNVAANFSDDNAVGVADVMGVFLK, encoded by the exons ATGATGTTGACGCATTTTTTGATCGTCTTTTTATCGCTTCTCGTTTCTCGAGGAGAAGGCAAGACTGTAAATGCTGAGGTTACGCATTGGGGCCTGATCGTGGCTGGATCGAACTCGTGGTATAACTACAGACATCAA GCTGATGCTTGCCATGCTTATCAAATTCTTCACAAGAATGGCATTCCTGACAAAAATATTGTGGTGATGATGTATGATGACATTGCTCACAACAAACA AAATCCAACACAAGGAATCATAATCAACAAG CCAAATGGCACAGATGTGTACCATGGAGTACCAAAGGATCACACGAAAACG GATGTGACTCCTAAGAATTTCTTGAACATCCTGAAAGGAAATAAAGCTGCCATGCAGGGAATTGGCAGTGGCAAAGTGATTGAAAG CGGACCCAATGACCATGTTTTCGTGTATTTCACGGACCATGGGGCACCTGGTCTGGTTGCTTTTCCATCTGGCACG CTCATGGCCAGTGACTTGAATGATGCCATTAAGTACATGTATATACACAAGAAATACCAAAAG ATGGTTTTCTATATTGAAGCCTGTGAGTCTGGCTCTATATTCAATAAGTTACTGAAGTCCAACATCAATG TGTATGCAACAACAGCAGCCACTCCTGATCAACCATCTTATGCGTGTTACTACTCTTCAAAGTATCAAACATACCTTGGAGATGTGTATTCTGTAAAGTGGATGGAAAATTCAGATAAG GTCGATGTGTCAAAGGAATCACTTTTGAAGCAGTTTACAGTTGTTAAAAAGGAGACCACCACCAGTCAGGTTATGAAGTATGGAGACATG ATTGGCAAGGATTCTTGTGCTTGCGATAATGACAGACATGCTGGAGCGTTAAAGTTTGTTGAAGGGCTGCTGATGGTCTGTTTGGGCAACCGTTGGGCAAAAGCTGAATTGAATCCAAAGGTTGATACCTATGGCACGGAATTGAATCCGGGAGAATCTTGCAAAGATATAAAAAGTAAATTAAGTGGATCACCCTCAGATGGACTTTATTGGATCAAATTACCCTCAG ATGATGGAGGCCTTCCTGTTTATTGTGATATGAAAGGTGGTG GTTGGACCCTTGTCTTGAAATTCATTAGTGGCATACCTGAAGTCGACCCTTTCGGCCCATATCATGCGGAACTTCCGAGTGCTGAGTTCTTAGAGGAAGCTATCAGCCTTACAAACGACTACAAGAATCACTATAAGCACCGACTGGCAATTCAAAAATTCTGGAACGACTTCCCTAAGGAAAGG CTGAAAATAGGACTGTATTCATCAAGAGGTGAGTCGTTGTTGAAGGATCCACTAATTTTCAAGGTAAACAAGACAACCCCggtgaaatatttctttctgAAGGAGAATGTAGAAGAGTCGCAATGGACTGATCTTATGCCGACGAAAAAACCAGCGGCGTTCCATACTCATACAACTGACTGCTGGGGGAAGTTTGAGAACTGTCGTTTATTTGAAGCAATGAAGACCTACGTCGTCCCCGAGGATTACCAAAAACGTTGTGACGGTGATTATGGCTGGCTCATTTTTACTGCGGAGAACAATAAAGATTGCTATTATGAGAAGAAAGCCGGAAGGCAGAGAGTTCTCCTATACAGCAAAGGAAATGTTGCGGCCAATTTTAGCGATGATA ACGCAGTAGGAGTAGCTGATGTGATGGGTGTTTTTTTGAAATGA